A single region of the Caretta caretta isolate rCarCar2 chromosome 25, rCarCar1.hap1, whole genome shotgun sequence genome encodes:
- the NFILZ gene encoding NFIL3 like protein, translating into MESFMAPLSTLSGLGLHQGKNKLLRSKTSGPSRRKREFMPDEKKDTMYWEKRRKNNEAAKRSREKRRLNDFAMESQLSALSEENALLRAELLALKLHFGLISPDVYAHQVSSIQDFLGIYVRGHKAAAPFLEVEPLTRDGCFRTNSVVPHMVEPTEFAYKGLSPPINLQSSDPKQTPLGTQYDLNPHQPKRLESAFRSTLCPPYLNYHFLEKYTCRFPLLDNARFLATSPSMAEAGQPGVKSTLDEDDEQQVPKISPLPPGSQLCPAEDPSRGRSYSALPHKLRIKTKALSSWEESGSDSR; encoded by the coding sequence ATGGAAAGCTTCATGGCACCGCTGAGCACCCTCAGTGGGCTGGGGCTTCATCAGGGCAAGAATAAGCTGCTACGCAGCAAGACGAGCGGACCCTCACGGCGCAAGCGGGAGTTCATGCCCGACGAGAAGAAGGACACTATGTACTGGGAGAAGAGACGCAAGAACAACGAGGCGGCCAAACGCTCCcgggaaaagagacgactcaaTGACTTTGCCATGGAGAGCCAGTTGTCGGCTCTCAGTGAAGAGAACGCCCTCCTCAGGGCCGAGCTGCTGGCCTTGAAGCTGCACTTCGGTCTCATCAGCCCGGATGTCTACGCCCACCAGGTCAGCTCCATCCAGGATTTCCTGGGGATTTATGTCAGAGGGCACAAAGCAGCCGCCCCTTTCCTCGAGGTGGAGCCCCTGACCCGGGACGGCTGCTTCAGGACAAACAGCGTTGTGCCCCACATGGTGGAGCCCACTGAGTTTGCTTACAAAGGCCTCTCCCCACCCATAAATCTCCAGAGCTCTGACCCAAAGCAGACCCCACTGGGCACCCAGTATGATCTGAACCCTCACCAGCCGAAGAGGCTCGAATCAGCCTTCAGatccaccctctgccccccttaCCTCAATTACCACTTCCTGGAGAAATACACTTGCCGGTTCCCTTTGCTGGACAATGCCCGTTTCTTGGCCACTTCTCCCAGCATGGCTGAGGCAGGGCAGCCAGGTGTCAAAAGCACTTTAGATGAAGATGATGAGCAGCAAGTGCCCAAAAtatcccctcttccccctggcAGCCAGCTGTGCCCTGCAGAGGACCCTTCTAGGGGCCGGAGCTATTCTGCCCTGCCTCACAAACTCAGAATTAAGACTAAAGCCCTCAGCAGCTGGGAGGAGAGCGGCTCTGACTCCCGTTGA